The Lycium ferocissimum isolate CSIRO_LF1 chromosome 10, AGI_CSIRO_Lferr_CH_V1, whole genome shotgun sequence genome window below encodes:
- the LOC132033150 gene encoding protein BASIC PENTACYSTEINE6-like, giving the protein MDDSGHRDNGRHKPPQGQWLMQHQPSMKQIMAIMAERDAAIQERNLALSEKKAALAERDMAILQRDSALAERNNAIMERDNAIATLQYRENSMNGSQINARGVKHMHHPQQHVHHQPHMGEPTYMNEAIPVSPPAPEPTKPRRNKRAKEPKAATGPKKIPKASKKVKRETEDLNQTSFGKSQEWKGAQEMGSASDDVSKPDWKDQDLGLNQVSFDETTMPVPVCSCTGVLRPCYKWGNGGWQSSCCTTNLSMYPLPAVPNKRHARIGGRKMSGGAFTKLLSRLAGEGHDLSNPVDLKNHWAKHGTNRYITIK; this is encoded by the exons ATGGATGACAGTGGACATCGCGATAATGGTAGGCATAAACCGCCTCAGGGTCAG TGGTTGATGCAGCATCAGCCATCAATGAAGCAGATAATGGCCATCATGGCAGAAAGAGATGCTGCCATACAAGAAAGAAATCTGGCCCTTTCGGAAAAAAAGGCTGCCTTGGCGGAGCGTGACATGGCTATCCTGCAGCGAGATTCCGCACTAGCAGAACGAAATAATGCCATCATGGAGCGGGATAACGCCATTGCTACTCTTCAGTATCGAGAAAACTCGATGAATGGCAGTCAGATTAATGCCCGTGGAGTGAAACACATGCACCATCCTCAACAACATGTACATCATCAGCCACATATGGGAGAACCAACCTATATGAATGAAGCCATACCAGTTTCGCCACCTGCTCCGGAGCCCACAAAGCCCCGTCGGAACAAAAGAGCTAAGGAGCCAAAGGCAGCGACAGGTCCCAAGAAGATTCCAAAAGCATCCAAGAAAGTGAAAAGGGAAACCGAAGATCTTAACCAAACATCATTCGGCAAATCTCAGGAGTGGAAGGGTGCACAAGAAATGGGCAGTGCAAGCGATGATGTGTCAAAACCGGATTGGAAGGATCAGGACCTCGGGCTCAACCAAGTTTCTTTCGATGAAACAACCATGCCAGTTCCAGTTTGTTCCTGCACCGGAGTTTTAAGACCTTGCTATAAATGGGGAAATGGAGGCTGGCAATCCTCCTGTTGCACGACCAATTTGTCGATGTATCCACTACCAGCTGTCCCAAACAAGCGACATGCCCGAATTGGTGGTCGAAAAATGAGCGGAGGTGCATTCACCAAGCTGCTTAGTCGCCTTGCAGGAGAAGGCCATGATTTATCAAATCCAGTTGATCTTAAGAACCACTGGGCAAAACATGGGACAAACCGCTACATCACCATCAAATAA
- the LOC132033151 gene encoding uncharacterized protein LOC132033151, whose protein sequence is MEGYVWAIAAGLNAALAAISAKFFTSQLIKYGCVILFNVTMWGCYVNSLKALSSLQATVTNFATNFLSSGLAGFLLFREPLPVQWFAGASLIVLGVIVLSKSSIEKKTHTS, encoded by the exons ATGGAGGGGTATGTGTGGGCAATCGCTGCTGGACTAAACGCTGCTCTTGCAGCCATCTCTGCCAAATTCTTCACCTCCCAG CTTATCAAGTATGGTTGTGTCATATTATTCAATGTCACAATGTGGGGATGCTATGTGAATAGCCTTAAAGCTCTATCATCTCTACAAGCTACTGTGACAAACTTTGCAACCAACTTTTTATCATCTGGATTGGCTGGATTTTTGCTTTTCAGGGAGCCACTACCAGTCCAG TGGTTTGCAGGCGCTTCACTTATTGTGCTTGGAGTTATTGTTTTGAGCAAGTCGAGCATAGAGAAGAAAACTCATACAAGTTAG
- the LOC132033149 gene encoding bZIP transcription factor 29-like: MAQSNSKPPMSHNFGMGASHVRSLSQPSIFSNSCLPPLSPIPPIEPSTVKDISMKEVDVNSQGPTVVSSFTTRENTFRGSDGLPPRKGHRRSNSDVPLGFSAMIQSSPQLMPISGQKVGERKPRGEVTDELLFSYMNLENIEALNSSGTEDRDKDSMVSGTKVSGCDSGNNEAESVLKGNTVSIQPTSLREGTKRSADANIAPAARHFRSLSMDSAIGSFHYGDDSPSLSKLSPSNSGNESSSKNNSDFGNAEFSEAEMKKIMADERLAEIAVSDPKRAKRILANRLSAARSKERKLRYISELEHKVQKLQTEATTLSTQVTILQKDFTEISSLNSELKFRIQAMEQQAQLRDALHEALTAEVQRLKLAAGELREEGRLPNSMTQQMSVKHNMFQMQRQQPSQMQQLSVGKASASSATPASA, from the exons ATGGCTCAGTCTAATTCTAAGCCACCTATGAGTCACAATTTTGGTATGGGAGCTTCTCATGTGAGGTCTTTATCTCAACCGAGCATTTTCTCGAATAGTTGTTTGCCCCCACTGAGCCCTATTCCTCCTATCGAGCCCTCTACGGTGAAGGACATATCCATGAAGGAAGTAGATGTGAATTCTCAAGGTCCAACAGTTGTGTCTTCCTTTACTACAAGGGAAAACACGTTTCGGGGAAGTGATGGTCTTCCTCCTAGAAAAGGGCATCGTCGATCTAACAGTGATGTTCCGTTAGGTTTCTCGGCTATGATTCAGTCTTCACCTCAGTTGATGCCCATAAGTGGCCAGAAAGTTGGTGAGAGGAAACCAAGGGGAGAGGTTACGGATGAGTTATTGTTTTCctatatgaatttggaaaacataGAGGCATTAAACTCTTCTggtactgaggatagagataagGACAGTATGGTTAGTGGGACAAAGGTAAGCGGTTGTGACAGCGGCAATAATGAAGCGGAAAGTGTTTTGAAAGGGAACACTGTTAGTATCCAACCAACAAGTTTAAGGGAAGGAACGAAGAGGAGTGCCGATGCGAATATTGCTCCAGCCGCACGTCACTTTAGGAGTCTTTCCATGGATAGTGCTATTGGAAGTTTTCACTATGGCGACGATTCACCAAGCTTATCAAAGCTTTCACCAAGTAATTCAGGAAATGAGAGTTCGAGCAAGAACAATTCTGACTTTGGAAATGCTGAATTTAGTGAAGCTGAGATGAAGAAGATTATGGCAGATGAAAGACTTGCTGAGATAGCAGTTTCAGATCCTAAGCGTGCCAAAAG GATACTAGCTAATCGTTTGTCTGCTGCTCGATCCAAGGAGCGTAAATTGCGTTACATCTCAGAATTGGAACATAAGGTTCAAAAGCTACAGACAGAAGCAACTACCTTATCCACACAAGTTACCATCCTGCAG AAAGATTTTACTGAGATTTCAAGCCTGAACAGTGAGCTGAAATTCCGCATTCAAGCCATGGAACAACAGGCCCAACTTAGAGATG CCTTGCATGAGGCATTAACTGCAGAAGTCCAGCGGTTAAAGCTTGCTGCTGGGGAACTAAGGGAGGAAGGACGGTTGCCTAATAGCATGACACAACAGATGTCAGTGAAGCATAATATGTTCCAGATGCAGCGCCAGCAGCCTAGTCAAATGCAACAATTATCTGTTGGCAAAGCATCTGCCTCTTCAGCAACACCTGCATCCGCCTAG